Genomic DNA from Bacteroidota bacterium:
GCTTGCTTCTGCAGGAGCCACCTGACCACGCAATGGGTATTCCCAGGGCGGCTTATGCTCTGTGACGTAATCGGTACCATGCTCCACATTCCTGCCCCGCTCCAACACAAGGGTTTTCATACCCTTCTCGCACAATTCTTTAGCAGCCCAGCCTCCAGT
This window encodes:
- a CDS encoding FAD-dependent oxidoreductase produces the protein MKKNVYIARAAEKYDAIVVGSGITGGWAAKELCEKGMKTLVLERGRNVEHGTDYVTEHKPPWEYPLRGQVAPAEAS